The following are from one region of the Nicotiana tomentosiformis chromosome 7, ASM39032v3, whole genome shotgun sequence genome:
- the LOC104116090 gene encoding uncharacterized protein, whose amino-acid sequence MEGVEMEFHLPENADVSSDDFCNTVLSQFSSSNNEHHVHICTAIGTMSQELKDQSLPLTPITYFGATCSSLQRLYTSSPEGPPSHLINALSTILSLVLPRINKAILKQKYEYLSNLMIQLLGLKTIDIEGIIACLKCVMHLLIVGSKGNWLDVAQLYGVFIGYLTDDRQKVRKMSHSCIRDVLQNFQALPMLAPLFAPASEAITNLFERSLLLAGGTTGNASERPKGAQQVLHVLDALKLCLPYMSSKYSNSTLKYFKSLLELHQPLVNRRITDGLTALCIHPTAEVSAEVLLDLLGSLATSVSANESSADTLTFTARLLGIGMRRVYSINRQLCVVKLPMVFNSLSDVLGSEHEEAIRAALEALKSLIHECIDGNLIKQGVDDIISSNTDMRKSGPTIIEKICATIESLITYHYAAVWDMSFQVVAAMFDKLGHYSSHLLKGTLQSLADMQKLPDEDFPYRRQLHECVGSAVGAMGPESFLTLLPLKLDAQDLSESNIWLFPILKQNIVGAHLSFFTNSILSMVGAMKQRSAMLESKGKIYSARTVDGIVYSLWSLLPSFCNYPVDTAESFKDLEKVLSKALREEPDVCGIICSSLQILIQQNDSISKGKVDLSDTEMSVPKKRAIARYNQQVARDNLNALSLSAPKLLSVLSGVFRKSSKHTGGSLQSTIRELAPIADKEEVRKFFMKTMRELLKVTQESGKAEKARSSNSMQIDDSSSESSPSLKRAQLFDLAVSLLPGLDAEHINALFGAIEPALMDDEGLIQKKAYKVLSIILRESDEFISRSTEKLLNLMIEALPANHFSAKRYRLDCLYSLIVRVTKDDPEQGRRDSITAFMTEILLALKEPNKKTRNRAYELLVQIGHACGDEERGGRKENLHQFFTMVAGGIAGDTPHMISAAVKGVARLAYEFTDLVSAAYSVLPSTFLLLKRENKEIIKANLGLLKVLVTKSPAEGLQAHLRSMVEALLGWENNTKKHFKAKVKLLIEMLIKKCGLDAVKEVMPEDHMKLLTNIRKIKERSDRKLASNSEESRSHMSKATTSRLSRWNHTKIFSEYDDGESENSDAEYMDAKTTTGRRSKATLASDSKASLLRSKKTRKAAKSLQEDLYDQLDDEPLDLLDQKKTRSALRGSGNLKRKSESEDEAEIDSEGRLIIQEGDKKQKQVPPTNDFDVRSEAGSRLSESSRKTQKRRKTSDSGWAYTGTEYASKKAGGDVKRKDKLEPYAYWPLDRKMMSRRPEHRAAARKGMASIVKLTKNLEGKSASSILSAKRVKTKKKASAK is encoded by the exons ATGGAAGGCGTCGAGATGGAATTTCATCTACCGGAAAATGCTGACGTGTCCTCAGATGACTTCTGCAACACGGTACTATCACAATTTAGCTCATCCAATAACGAGCACCACGTGCACATCTGCACCGCCATTGGTACAATGTCACAGGAGCTCAAAGACCAGAGCCTTCCTCTTACTCCAATCACTTACTTCGGCGCCACCTGTTCCTCGCTCCAACGCCTATATACCTCCTCCCCTGAAGGGCCGCCATCACACCTTATCAATGCACTTTCCACTATTTTATCCCTCGTCCTTCCTAGAATAAACAAAGCCATTTTGAAGCAGAAATACGAGTATTTGTCTAACCTTATGATTCAATTGCTTGGATTAAAGACCATTGATATCGAAGGGATCATTGCGTGCTTAAAGTGTGTTATGCACTTGCTAATTGTGGGATCAAAAGGGAACTGGTTGGATGTTGCTCAACTCTATGGTGTGTTTATTGGTTATTTAACGGATGATCGCCAAAAG GTGAGAAAGATGTCGCATAGTTGCATTCGTGATGTCTTGCAAAACTTTCAGGCATTACCTATGCTTGCTCCTCTATTTGCACCTGCAAGTGAAGCCATCACAAATCTCTTTGAGAGGTCCCTTCTACTTGCAGGAGGAACAACTGGAAATGCCTCTGAAAGACCCAAAGGAGCACAACAAGTCTTACACGTGCTGGATGCTCTGAAACTTTGTCTTCCTTATATGTCTTCAAAGTATTCGAATAGTACTTTGAAATACTTCAAGTCTCTACTGGAGTTGCATCAGCCTCTTGTTAATAGGCGCATTACAGATGGTTTGACTGCTCTTTGTATCCATCCGACAGCAGAAGTATCCGCAGAAGTGCTTCTGGACCTATTGGGTTCATTAGCTACTTCAGTTTCTGCGAATGAGTCATCTGCTGATACTCTGACATTCACAGCTCGCTTGCTTGGCATTGGGATGAGAAGAGTATATTCGATTAACAGGCAGTTATGTGTGGTTAAGCTCCCTATGGTGTTCAACTCTCTTAGTG ATGTTCTTGGTTCTGAGCACGAGGAAGCAATAAGGGCTGCACTGGAGGCACTCAAGAGCTTAATACATGAATGCATTGATGGAAACTTGATCAAACAGGGTGTGGATGACATAATTAGTTCTAATACTGATATGAGGAAATCTGGACCAACTATCATTGAAAAAATCTGTGCCACAATTGAGAGCTTAATTACCTATCACTATGCAGCAGTCTGGGACATGTCATTTCAAGTAGTGGCTGCCATGTTTGACAAGCTAG GTCACTATTCTTCTCACCTTCTGAAGGGAACACTTCAGAGCTTGGCTGATATGCAAAAGTTGCCAGATGAAGACTTCCCTTACCGTAGACAG CTGCACGAATGTGTTGGATCAGCTGTTGGTGCAATGGGACCTGAATCTTTTCTAACTCTTCTTCCTCTTAAATTGGATGCGCAAGATTTATCGGAGTCCAACATCTGGCTTTTCCCAATTCTAAAGCAAAATATCGTTGGTGCGCATTTAAGTTTCTTTACCAACTCAATTTTGTCGATGGTTGGAGCTATGAAGCAGAGGTCTGCAATG CTCGAGAGCAAGGGAAAGATTTATTCTGCGAGAACTGTTGATGGAATTGTGTATTCATTGTGGTCGTTGTTACCCTCATTTTGCAATTACCCTGTGGACACTGCTGAAAGCTTTAAGGATTTGGAGAAGGTTTTGAGCAAAGCTTTACGGGAAGAGCCTGATGTTTGTGGGATAATATGCTCCAGTTTGCAGATCCTCATTCAGCAGAACGATAGCATTTCAAAAGGAAAAGTGGATTTGTCTGATACTGAAATGAGCGTTCCCAAAAAACGAGCCATTGCGCGTTATAACCAGCAAGTTGCACGTGATAACTTGAATGCATTGAGTCTTTCGGCTCCTAAACTGCTGTCTGTTCTCTCCGGAGTCTTCCGAAAATCCTCTAAGCATACTGGTGGATCTTTGCAG AGCACAATCCGTGAATTGGCCCCTATTGCTGACAAGGAGGAAGTAAGGAAATTCTTTATGAAGACCATGCGTGAGCTTTTGAAGGTGACTCAAGAGTCTGGGAAGGCAGAGAAGGCCAGAAGTTCCAATTCAATGCAGATTGATGACTCATCCAGTGAAAGTTCTCCGTCCCTAAAGAG GGCACAGTTATTTGATCTGGCCGTTTCGCTCTTGCCTGGTTTAGATGCTGAACATATTAATGCACTGTTTGGTGCAATAGAGCCTGCTTTAATG GATGATGAAGGCTTGATCCAGAAGAAGGCATATAAAGTTCTTTCCATCATCCTTCGG GAATCTGATGAATTTATTTCAAGAAGTACCGAAAAGTTGCTTAATTTGATGATTGAAGCACTACCTGCAAATCATTTTTCAGCCAAACGTTACAGACTTGACTGCCTATACTCTTTAATTGTCCGTGTTACAAAG GATGACCCAGAACAGGGGAGGCGTGACAGTATTACTGCTTTTATGACTGAAATTTTGCTTGCACTCAAAGAG CCTAACAAGAAAACAAGGAACCGAGCGTATGAGCTTCTTGTCCAGATTGGCCATGCTTGTGGGGATGAAGAAAGAGGTGGCAGAAAGGAGAACCTGCATCAGTTTTTTACTATG GTTGCTGGGGGTATTGCTGGAGATACACCTCATATGATCAGTGCAGCAGTTAAAGGCGTAGCTCGCCTGGCTTATGAATTCACCGACCTTGTTTCTGCTGCGTACAGTGTCCTTCCATCAACATTTCTTCTCCTTAAGAGAGAGAACAAAGAAATAATTAAG GCTAATTTAGGGCTATTGAAGGTACTGGTCACAAAGTCGCCGGCTGAGGGACTACAAGCACATTTAAGGAGCATGGTAGAGGCCCTTCTTGGTTGGGAAAATAATACCAAGAAGCATTTCAAAGCCAAG GTTAAGCTGCTTATTGAAATGCTTATCAAGAAGTGTGGTCTGGATGCTGTAAAAGAGGTGATGCCTGAAGACCACATGAAACTCCTTACTAATATAAGAAAG ATCAAGGAGCGAAGTGATAGGAAACTCGCGTCGAATTCCGAGGAAAGCAGATCTCATATGTCAAAAGCAACAACATCAAG GCTAAGCAGGTGGAATCATACAAAAATCTTTTCTGAGTATGATGATGGAGAATCTGAGAATAGTGATGCAGAATATATGGACGCAAAAACTACTACTGGTCGTAGGAGCAAGGCTACATTAGCATCAGACTCCAAAGCATCTTTATTACG GTCCAAGAAAACACGGAAAGCAGCCAAGAGTTTGCAGGAAGATCTGTATGATCAATTAGACGACGAGCCACTTGACTTACTTGACCAGAAGAAGACCAGGTCAGCTCTTAGAGGATCTGGCAATCTCAAGCGGAAGTCGGAGTCAGAAGATGAAGCAGAAATAGACTCTGAAGGCCGTTTGATTATTCAAGAGGGAGATAAGAAGCAAAAACAAGTGCCACCTACTAATGATTTTGATGTAAGGAGCGAAGCAGGAAGTCGCTTATCTGAGAGCTCAAGGAAAACTCAGAAACGGAGGAAAACATCTGATTCAGGATGGGCCTACACTGGAACAGAATATGCAAGCAAGAAGGCAGGTGGTGATGTCAAGAGGAAAGACAAACTTGAGCCATATGCCTACTGGCCCCTTGACCGCAAGATGATGAGCCGTAGGCCTGAACATCGGGCAGCAGCACGAAAAGGAATGGCAAGCATTGTGAAGCTAACAAAGAATCTTGAAGGCAAGAGTGCATCATCCATACTGTCCGCAAAGAGAGTCAAGACTAAAAAGAAAGCCAGCGCCAAATAG
- the LOC104116089 gene encoding 3-oxoacyl-[acyl-carrier-protein] synthase II, chloroplastic-like, producing MASSTVSSWVMGSTCMSVVEREHDKHSLFGISSKSKCKWASQTRTRVLPKSTSTAQTGEVMAIAAQPAMEVALKKKPLTKERRVVVTGMGVETPLGHDPHEFYENLLQGVSGISEIEAFDCSQYPTRIAGEIKSFSTDGWVAPKLSKRMDKFMLYMLTAGKKALSDGGITEDIMDELDKRRCGVLIGSALGGMKVFNDAIEALRVSYRKMNPFCVPFATTNMGSAMLAMDLGWMGPNYSISTACATSNFCILNAANHIIRGEADLMLCGGSDAAIIPIGLGGFVACRALSQRNGDPARASRPWDSNRDGFVMGEGAGVLLLEELEHAKQRGATIYAEFLGGSFTCDAYHMTEPHPEGTGVILCIEKALAQSGVSKEDVNYINAHATSTLAGDIKEHQALLHCFGQNPELRVNSTKSMIGHLLGAAGAVEAVATIQAIRTGWVHPNINLENPDEGVDTNKLVGPKKERLDIKVALSNSFGFGGHNSSILFAPYK from the exons ATGGCGTCATCGACGGTATCGTCATGGGTAATGGGTTCAACATGCATGTCAGTCGTTGAAAGAGAACATGATAAACATTCTTTGTTTGGGATTTCTTCTAAGTCTAAATGCAAATGGGCTTCTCAAACTCGCACCAGGGTTTTGCCCAAGTCCACATCCACTGCTCAAACAG GGGAGGTAATGGCAATTGCTGCCCAACCGGCCATGGAAGTTGCACTAAAGAAGAAACCTCTGACCAAGGAAAGGCGAGTTGTTGTGACAGGGATGGGAGTTGAAACGCCGCTTGGTCATGATCCCCATGAATTTTATGAAAATCTGCTTCAAGGTGTCAGTGGCATAAGTGAGATAGAAGCTTTTGACTGTTCACAGTATCCAACA AGAATTGCTGGAGAGATCAAGTCTTTCTCCACTGATGGCTGGGTTGCACCCAAACTTTCTAAAAGAATGGACAAGTTCATGCTTTACATGCTAACGGCTGGTAAGAAAGCACTGTCAGATGGTGGAATTACTGAAGACATTATGGATGAATTGGATAAAAGAAGATGTGGAGTTTTAATTGGCTCTGCTTTGGGTGGAATGAAG GTTTTTAATGATGCAATAGAGGCTTTGAGGGTTTCGTATAGGAAGATGAATCCTTTTTGTGTTCCATTTGCAACTACAAACATGGGTTCTGCCATGCTTGCCATGGACCTG GGATGGATGGGTCCAAATTATTCAATTTCAACAGCATGTGCTACAAGCAACTTCTGCATATTGAATGCTGCTAATCACATCATTAGAGGTGAAGCT GACTTGATGCTGTGCGGTGGATCAGATGCAGCAATTATACCAATTG GATTGGGAGGATTTGTTGCATGCAGAGCACTTTCACAGCGAAATGGTGACCCTGCAAGAGCTTCTCGGCCTTGGGATAGT AATCGCGATGGATTTGTTATGGGTGAAGGAGCCGGAGTCCTGCTTCTGGAAGAACTGGAGCATGCCAAG CAAAGAGGTGCAACTATCTATGCTGAATTTCTAGGTGGAAGTTTTACTTGTGATGCTTATCACATGACAGAGCCTCATCCTGAAG GAACTGGAGTCATCCTATGCATAGAGAAGGCATTAGCTCAGTCAGGGGTATCCAAGGAAGATGTAAACTACATTAATGCGCATGCTACATCCACACTAGCAGGAGATATTAAGGAGCATCAAGCTCTTCTCCATTGCTTTGGCCAGAATCCAGAG TTGCGAGTTAACTCCACAAAATCTATGATTGGTCACCTGCTTGGAGCTGCTGGTGCTGTTGAAGCTGTGGCAACTATTCAG GCAATACGAACTGGTTGGGTTCATCCAAATATTAATCTTGAAAACCCAGATGAAGGCGTG GATACAAATAAACTTGTGGGTCCCAAAAAGGAACGACTGGATATCAAGGTGGCATTATCTAATTCATTTGGATTTGGTGGCCACAACTCATCAATCTTATTTGCTCCTTACAAGTAA